A window of Bradyrhizobium sp. AZCC 1610 contains these coding sequences:
- a CDS encoding ribbon-helix-helix domain-containing protein, whose protein sequence is MKSPVVKRSIVVAGHKTSVSLEEAFWNGMKEISGLRNMTLSELVGEIDSNRQQGNLSSAIRLFVLDYFRTRAMPAAAPDAPRPQA, encoded by the coding sequence ATGAAGTCACCCGTCGTCAAGCGCTCGATCGTGGTCGCCGGCCACAAGACCAGTGTCAGCCTCGAAGAGGCTTTCTGGAACGGCATGAAGGAAATCTCGGGGCTGCGGAACATGACCTTGTCCGAGTTGGTCGGAGAGATCGACAGCAACCGCCAGCAGGGCAATCTGTCCTCGGCGATCCGTCTCTTCGTACTGGACTATTTCCGCACCCGCGCCATGCCGGCCGCCGCGCCGGACGCGCCGCGGCCGCAGGCTTAG
- a CDS encoding DUF4169 family protein codes for MADMINLKRFKKRNEREQSARQADANRARFGRTKAERAFDERRKDRAGDLLDQHKLDDGDAS; via the coding sequence ATGGCAGACATGATCAATCTGAAGCGATTCAAGAAGCGTAACGAACGGGAACAATCGGCAAGGCAAGCCGACGCTAACCGCGCGCGGTTTGGCCGGACCAAGGCCGAACGCGCGTTCGATGAACGCCGCAAGGATCGCGCCGGCGATCTTTTGGACCAGCACAAGCTCGATGACGGAGACGCGTCATGA
- the fumC gene encoding class II fumarate hydratase, with protein MARTETSGNKSSRSETDSFGPIDVPADRYWGAQTERSRQNFKIGQDRMPMAIVRALGTVKLASALTNRELGLLDARRAGAIVRAAREVIEGKLDDHFPLVVWQTGSGTQTNMNLNEVIANRANQMLGGELGAKKPVHPNDHVNMSQSSNDSFPTAMHIAAAGRIIADLLPALTDLHRELRKKEKAFAKIVKIGRTHTQDATPLTLGQEFSGYTAQVESGIARLRTAAKELFPLAQGGTAVGTGLNSKPRFAKLFARHVAKITRLPFTSAPNKFEALASNDAYVMVHGAINSVATGLFKIANDIRLLGSGPRSGLGELILPENEPGSSIMPGKVNPTQCEAMTMVCCQVFGNQTAVTVAGSQGHFELNVYKPVLAYCMMHSIQLLSDAARSFTEHCVVGIRADEKRIRDLMERSLMLVTALAPKIGYDNAAKVAKSAHARGTTLKEEAVRLGFVSAAEFERLVQPDKMTHPG; from the coding sequence ATGGCCCGCACAGAAACATCTGGAAACAAATCCAGCCGCAGTGAGACGGACAGCTTCGGTCCGATCGACGTTCCCGCCGACCGCTATTGGGGCGCGCAAACCGAGCGCTCACGACAGAATTTCAAGATCGGCCAGGATCGTATGCCGATGGCGATCGTCCGTGCGCTCGGCACCGTCAAACTCGCCTCCGCCCTAACCAATCGCGAACTCGGATTGCTCGACGCGCGCCGCGCCGGGGCCATCGTCCGCGCCGCGCGCGAGGTGATCGAAGGCAAGCTCGACGATCACTTTCCACTGGTCGTCTGGCAGACCGGCTCCGGCACCCAGACCAACATGAACCTCAACGAGGTGATCGCCAACCGCGCCAACCAGATGCTGGGCGGCGAGCTCGGCGCCAAGAAACCGGTTCATCCCAACGATCACGTCAACATGAGTCAGTCGTCGAACGATTCATTTCCGACGGCGATGCATATCGCCGCCGCGGGACGCATCATCGCCGACCTGCTTCCGGCGCTCACCGACCTGCATCGCGAATTGCGCAAGAAGGAAAAGGCCTTCGCAAAAATCGTCAAGATCGGGCGAACGCATACCCAGGACGCAACGCCATTGACGCTGGGGCAGGAATTCTCGGGCTACACCGCGCAGGTCGAGAGCGGCATCGCGCGGCTGCGAACCGCGGCGAAGGAATTGTTCCCGCTGGCGCAGGGCGGCACCGCGGTTGGAACCGGTCTCAATTCCAAGCCGCGATTTGCAAAACTGTTTGCCAGGCACGTCGCGAAAATCACACGACTGCCCTTCACCAGCGCGCCCAACAAATTCGAGGCGCTGGCTTCCAACGACGCTTATGTCATGGTGCATGGCGCGATCAATTCGGTGGCGACCGGCCTGTTCAAGATCGCCAACGACATTCGCCTGCTGGGCTCGGGCCCGCGTTCCGGCCTCGGCGAATTGATCCTGCCTGAAAACGAACCGGGCTCGTCGATCATGCCCGGCAAGGTCAACCCGACCCAGTGCGAAGCGATGACCATGGTCTGCTGTCAGGTGTTCGGCAACCAGACAGCCGTCACCGTTGCCGGGAGCCAGGGACATTTCGAATTGAATGTTTACAAGCCGGTACTGGCATATTGTATGATGCATTCCATTCAACTGCTGTCGGACGCGGCACGCTCGTTCACCGAACATTGCGTGGTGGGCATACGCGCCGACGAAAAGCGAATTCGCGATTTGATGGAGCGCTCGCTGATGCTGGTCACGGCGCTGGCTCCGAAGATCGGATACGACAACGCCGCGAAGGTCGCCAAATCGGCGCACGCGCGCGGAACAACATTGAAGGAAGAGGCTGTACGCCTCGGATTTGTGAGCGCCGCCGAATTCGAACGCCTGGTGCAGCCGGACAAAATGACACACCCGGGCTGA
- a CDS encoding SspB family protein, with protein MATDHIRYDVLARDALRGVLRRVLTDAAEHGLPGEHHFFITFLSTADGVKLSPRLLAQYPEEMTIILQHQFWDLVVTEDRFEVGLSFGGIPERLVVPFAAIKSFLDPSVQFGLQFEPSEATAEVPAAKLPAVPAPSALSVAAPEPAAESQEEPAKTSEGAEVVRLDRFRKK; from the coding sequence ATGGCGACCGATCATATCCGTTATGACGTGCTGGCGCGCGACGCGCTGCGCGGGGTGCTGCGCCGCGTGCTAACCGACGCCGCCGAACACGGCCTGCCGGGCGAGCACCATTTCTTCATCACCTTCCTGTCCACCGCCGACGGCGTGAAGCTGTCGCCGCGGCTTTTGGCGCAATATCCGGAAGAGATGACGATCATCCTGCAGCATCAGTTCTGGGACCTGGTGGTGACGGAGGATCGTTTCGAGGTCGGCCTGTCGTTCGGCGGCATCCCCGAGCGGCTGGTGGTACCGTTCGCGGCGATCAAGAGTTTTCTCGATCCCTCGGTGCAGTTCGGCCTGCAATTCGAGCCGTCGGAAGCCACGGCAGAGGTACCTGCAGCGAAGCTGCCGGCAGTTCCTGCCCCGTCTGCCCTGTCCGTCGCCGCGCCGGAGCCCGCCGCGGAAAGCCAGGAGGAGCCGGCGAAGACGAGCGAAGGCGCGGAAGTGGTGCGGCTGGATCGTTTCCGCAAGAAATAA
- a CDS encoding tripartite tricarboxylate transporter TctB family protein: MNATPGHAPVKSIIPKWVRNPQEFVGGIALMAIAVFALWASSDLQGMRGFSFGAGTAPRMFGFLLLGLGALITVVGVFTEGPHLAKYHWRGPFFVTAAILTFAFTIRPMGMIFAAMAAFLIAACGSPETRWTETLIVAICLTAFCALLFPYALGLPLQLLPTFMIR, translated from the coding sequence ATGAACGCCACGCCGGGCCATGCGCCGGTCAAATCCATTATACCGAAATGGGTTCGCAACCCGCAGGAATTTGTCGGCGGAATTGCCTTGATGGCGATTGCCGTGTTCGCCCTTTGGGCGTCGAGCGACCTGCAGGGCATGCGCGGATTTTCGTTCGGCGCCGGCACCGCGCCGCGGATGTTCGGATTTTTGCTGCTGGGCCTGGGCGCGCTCATCACTGTTGTCGGCGTTTTCACCGAAGGTCCCCATCTCGCGAAATACCATTGGCGGGGACCCTTCTTCGTGACGGCCGCGATCTTGACGTTCGCCTTCACGATCCGGCCCATGGGAATGATCTTTGCCGCCATGGCCGCCTTCTTGATCGCGGCATGCGGGTCACCGGAAACCCGGTGGACGGAGACGCTGATCGTTGCCATCTGCCTGACGGCGTTTTGCGCCCTGTTGTTTCCATATGCGCTCGGCCTGCCTTTGCAGCTCCTGCCGACTTTCATGATCCGGTGA
- a CDS encoding tripartite tricarboxylate transporter permease encodes MGDIFSNLGLGFGVVFQFVQWTPAFLGGASIPIPVNILLCLIGALVGTLVGVLPGIGTIATVAMLLPITFGLPPVGALIMLAGIYYGAQYGGSTTSILVNIPGEAGSVVTALDGFQMAKKGRAGPALAIAAIGSFFAGCVATVLIALLGAPLTKLALAFGPAEYFSLMVLGLIFAVVLAKGSVLKAIAMIVFGLLLSMVGSDIETGASRMAFNIPELADGLGFATLAMGLFGFAEIIRNLDAGGETDRKLVQEKVSGLMPTAQDLKETAPAILRGTALGSILGILPGGGAVIASFAAYTLEKKVAKDPSKFGHGEIRGVAAPESANNAAAQTSFIPLLTLGIPPNAVMALMVGAMTIHGIVPGPQVMQKQPELVWGMIASMWVGNLMLLIINLPLVGIWVRLLRVPYRLMFPSIVVFCCIGIYSVNNAPTDVMLAGAFGLVGYWLIKHDFEPAPLLLGMVLGPLMEENLRRALLISRGDWSVFLTRPLSAVLMAIAAGLLILAVLPSLRKKRDEVFVESEN; translated from the coding sequence ATGGGAGATATCTTTTCAAATCTTGGACTTGGCTTCGGCGTCGTTTTCCAGTTCGTGCAGTGGACACCCGCTTTTCTTGGCGGCGCATCCATTCCGATCCCGGTCAATATTTTGCTGTGCCTGATCGGTGCGCTGGTCGGCACGCTCGTCGGCGTCCTGCCGGGCATCGGCACCATCGCCACCGTGGCCATGCTGCTGCCAATCACCTTTGGCCTGCCCCCGGTCGGCGCGCTGATCATGCTGGCCGGCATCTATTACGGTGCACAGTATGGCGGCTCGACCACCTCGATCCTGGTCAACATTCCCGGTGAGGCCGGCTCGGTGGTCACCGCGCTGGACGGCTTCCAGATGGCGAAAAAGGGCCGCGCCGGTCCGGCGCTCGCGATCGCCGCGATCGGATCGTTCTTCGCCGGCTGTGTCGCGACCGTGCTGATCGCCCTGCTGGGCGCGCCGCTCACCAAGCTCGCGCTGGCGTTCGGTCCTGCCGAATATTTCTCGCTGATGGTGCTCGGCCTGATCTTTGCGGTTGTGCTCGCGAAAGGCTCAGTGCTGAAGGCGATCGCGATGATCGTGTTCGGGCTGCTGCTGTCCATGGTCGGGTCCGACATCGAGACTGGCGCCTCGCGCATGGCCTTCAACATTCCCGAACTCGCTGACGGTCTTGGTTTTGCCACGCTGGCGATGGGACTGTTCGGCTTTGCGGAGATCATTCGCAATCTCGATGCCGGCGGTGAAACCGATCGCAAGCTGGTTCAGGAGAAGGTTTCGGGACTAATGCCGACGGCGCAGGATCTCAAGGAAACTGCCCCTGCGATCCTGCGCGGCACCGCGCTCGGATCGATTCTCGGCATTCTGCCGGGCGGCGGCGCCGTGATCGCATCGTTCGCCGCATACACGCTCGAGAAGAAAGTCGCGAAAGATCCCTCGAAGTTCGGTCATGGCGAAATCCGGGGCGTCGCGGCACCCGAGAGTGCCAACAACGCCGCCGCCCAGACCTCCTTCATCCCGTTGCTCACGCTCGGCATCCCGCCCAACGCCGTGATGGCGCTGATGGTCGGCGCAATGACGATTCACGGCATCGTGCCGGGCCCACAGGTGATGCAGAAGCAGCCGGAACTCGTTTGGGGCATGATTGCCTCGATGTGGGTCGGCAATCTAATGTTGCTCATCATCAATCTCCCGCTGGTCGGGATCTGGGTGCGGCTCCTGCGCGTGCCGTATCGCCTGATGTTTCCTTCTATCGTGGTTTTCTGCTGTATCGGCATCTACTCCGTGAACAACGCCCCAACGGACGTCATGCTCGCAGGCGCGTTCGGCTTGGTCGGCTACTGGCTGATCAAGCACGATTTCGAGCCGGCGCCGTTGCTGCTCGGTATGGTGCTCGGACCGCTGATGGAAGAAAACCTGCGCCGCGCACTCCTGATCTCGCGCGGCGATTGGTCGGTCTTCCTGACGCGTCCGTTGTCGGCGGTGCTGATGGCAATTGCCGCTGGGTTGCTTATCCTCGCGGTACTGCCATCGCTGCGTAAGAAGCGCGACGAGGTGTTTGTGGAATCGGAGAACTAA
- a CDS encoding tripartite tricarboxylate transporter substrate binding protein BugD has product MNWYGRSLASGFLAVLAGLGLCSSQAQAQTYPTRSITMIVPFAAGGPTDVIARIVTGHMAQTLGQTIIIENVVGAGGTTATTRASKAANDGYTLITGHMGTHAASVPLYPKLAYHPEKDFEPVGLLAGTPILILARKDFPPKDLKEFITYVKANESKVNAAHAGVGSVSNVSCELLNSILGVKPIGVPFNGTGPAMNALVGGQVDYMCDQIVNAVPQINGGTIKAYAVATAERNPSLPNVPTTTEAGLPAFQAQAWNAIFAPKGTPADVVAKLNAAVVKALDDEGVRKRLLDLGSVIPAAADRTPAALGTLVKNEIAKWTPVLKAVN; this is encoded by the coding sequence ATGAACTGGTACGGTCGCTCGCTCGCGAGCGGTTTTCTGGCTGTGCTTGCCGGGCTGGGCCTGTGCTCTTCCCAGGCGCAGGCTCAAACCTATCCGACGCGCAGCATCACCATGATCGTGCCGTTCGCGGCAGGCGGTCCGACCGATGTCATCGCACGCATCGTCACCGGCCACATGGCGCAAACGCTCGGTCAAACCATCATCATCGAGAACGTGGTCGGCGCCGGCGGCACCACCGCCACCACGCGCGCCTCGAAGGCTGCCAATGACGGCTATACGCTGATCACAGGGCATATGGGAACGCATGCGGCTTCCGTGCCGCTTTATCCCAAGCTGGCCTATCATCCGGAGAAGGATTTCGAGCCGGTCGGCCTGCTCGCCGGCACCCCGATCCTGATTCTGGCACGGAAGGATTTCCCGCCGAAGGACCTCAAGGAATTCATCACCTATGTGAAAGCGAATGAATCCAAGGTCAACGCGGCGCATGCCGGCGTAGGTTCGGTTTCGAATGTGTCGTGCGAATTGCTGAACTCGATCCTGGGAGTCAAGCCGATCGGCGTTCCCTTCAACGGCACGGGACCTGCGATGAACGCGCTGGTGGGCGGGCAGGTCGATTACATGTGCGACCAGATCGTCAACGCGGTGCCGCAGATCAACGGCGGCACGATCAAGGCCTATGCGGTTGCGACGGCCGAGCGCAATCCGTCATTGCCCAATGTTCCCACCACCACCGAGGCGGGCTTGCCGGCCTTCCAGGCCCAGGCGTGGAATGCGATTTTCGCGCCGAAGGGAACGCCCGCGGACGTCGTCGCCAAATTGAACGCCGCGGTCGTCAAGGCGCTGGATGACGAGGGCGTGCGCAAGCGCCTGCTCGATCTCGGCAGCGTCATTCCGGCTGCCGCCGATCGTACCCCTGCCGCGCTGGGAACGTTGGTGAAAAATGAAATCGCCAAATGGACGCCGGTGCTCAAAGCGGTGAATTAG
- a CDS encoding thymidylate synthase, which yields MNQYHDLLERILSDGAEKHDRTGTGTLSIFGHQMRFNLSAGFPMLTTKRLPLKAIVHELLWFLAGDTNIKYLKDNGVSIWDEWADENGDLGPVYGSQWRSWPAPDGRSIDQISNVIDMIKRSPDSRRLIVSAWNPADVDKMALPPCHCLFQFYVANGKLSCQLYQRSADVFLGVPFNIASYSLLTMMVAQVTGLKPGDFVHSLGDAHLYSNHLEQARLQLTRPTRPLPVMKINPDVKDIFAFRYEDFALEGYDPHPHIKAEVAV from the coding sequence ATGAACCAGTACCACGACCTGCTCGAACGTATCCTCAGCGACGGCGCGGAGAAGCACGACCGCACCGGCACCGGCACGCTGTCGATCTTCGGTCACCAGATGCGGTTCAACCTGTCGGCCGGGTTTCCGATGCTGACCACCAAGCGGCTGCCGCTGAAGGCGATTGTGCACGAATTGCTGTGGTTTCTCGCCGGCGACACCAACATCAAGTACCTGAAGGACAACGGCGTCTCGATCTGGGATGAATGGGCCGACGAAAACGGCGATCTGGGCCCGGTTTACGGGTCGCAGTGGCGGTCATGGCCGGCGCCGGACGGGCGCAGCATCGACCAGATTTCCAACGTCATCGACATGATCAAGCGCAGCCCGGATTCGCGGCGGCTGATCGTGAGCGCGTGGAATCCGGCCGATGTCGACAAGATGGCGCTGCCGCCCTGTCACTGCCTGTTTCAGTTCTACGTCGCCAACGGCAAGCTCTCCTGCCAGCTCTATCAGCGCTCGGCCGACGTGTTCCTCGGCGTGCCCTTCAACATCGCTTCCTATTCGTTGCTGACCATGATGGTCGCGCAGGTGACGGGATTGAAGCCCGGCGACTTCGTGCACTCGCTCGGCGACGCACATCTCTACTCCAACCATCTCGAACAGGCGCGGCTGCAACTGACGCGGCCGACGCGCCCGTTGCCGGTCATGAAGATCAATCCGGACGTGAAGGATATCTTCGCGTTCCGTTACGAGGATTTTGCGCTCGAAGGCTACGATCCGCACCCGCACATCAAGGCCGAAGTTGCGGTATGA
- a CDS encoding GNAT family N-acetyltransferase, producing MSLTIRRARPDEAGLVLSFVRELAEYEKLLHEMEATEADIDAALFGANPRLFCEIAEWDGMPAGFAVWFVNFSTFSGRSGIYLEDLFVRPALRGKGIGKALLVHLAKQCVANGWSRLQWSVLDWNTPSIEFYKSLGAELMDEWTICRVGGPALTALAQGTR from the coding sequence ATGTCCCTCACGATCCGCCGCGCGCGGCCGGACGAGGCGGGGCTTGTCCTGTCCTTTGTTCGCGAACTCGCCGAATACGAAAAGCTGCTCCACGAAATGGAGGCGACTGAGGCCGACATCGACGCGGCATTGTTCGGCGCCAATCCGCGATTGTTCTGCGAGATCGCCGAATGGGACGGGATGCCTGCGGGCTTCGCGGTTTGGTTCGTCAATTTCTCGACCTTCAGCGGCCGCTCCGGGATCTATCTGGAAGATCTGTTCGTTCGCCCGGCGCTGCGCGGCAAGGGTATAGGCAAGGCGCTCTTGGTGCATCTCGCAAAGCAATGCGTGGCAAACGGCTGGTCGCGATTGCAGTGGTCGGTGCTCGACTGGAACACGCCGTCGATCGAATTCTACAAATCGCTTGGCGCCGAACTGATGGACGAGTGGACGATTTGCCGGGTCGGCGGTCCGGCGCTGACGGCGCTGGCGCAAGGGACGCGGTAA
- a CDS encoding dihydrofolate reductase has product MEIVLIVAVAENGVIGASGAIPWRLKSDMARFKALTTGKPVVMGRKTFVSIGRPLPGRTNIVVTRDLAFRADGVVVTHSFADAKAIATGDALRRFATEIAVIGGAEIYAQWMDSADRLEFTEVHARPDGDTRFPAVDLTAWEEVARVRNLAGPHDSADFSYVTFRRRKQR; this is encoded by the coding sequence ATGGAAATCGTTCTCATCGTTGCGGTCGCGGAGAACGGCGTGATCGGGGCAAGTGGCGCCATTCCGTGGCGGCTGAAATCCGACATGGCGCGTTTCAAGGCGCTGACAACGGGAAAGCCCGTGGTGATGGGGCGCAAGACTTTCGTCTCGATCGGCCGTCCGCTTCCCGGACGGACCAATATCGTCGTCACCCGCGATTTGGCCTTTCGCGCCGATGGCGTGGTGGTTACCCATTCCTTCGCTGATGCGAAGGCGATCGCCACCGGCGATGCGCTGCGACGTTTCGCCACTGAGATCGCTGTGATCGGCGGCGCGGAAATCTATGCCCAATGGATGGACAGCGCCGATCGCTTGGAGTTTACCGAGGTGCATGCCCGGCCCGACGGCGACACGCGTTTTCCGGCCGTCGATCTAACCGCTTGGGAAGAGGTGGCGCGTGTGCGGAATCTGGCCGGTCCGCACGACAGCGCCGATTTCTCCTATGTGACATTTCGTCGGCGCAAACAGCGTTAA
- the hflK gene encoding FtsH protease activity modulator HflK, with amino-acid sequence MPWKNQGGGPWGSGPKGPWGSGPQSVGPRPPDLEDLLRRGQDKLQQLLPGGHFSGMGIALVLAGALAIWGLSGFFRVQSEELGVVLRFGKHVRTVQPGLNYHLPYPIETVLLPKALRVSTISIGMSLIDDPARRGRTMRDVPEESLMLTGDENIVDVDFTVLWRIKPDGVGNYLFNIQNPEGTVKAVAESAMREVIGRSLIQPILTGARTTNEQGVQELMQRTLDTYGSGIQITQVQMQKVDPPAQVIDSFRDVQAARADFERLQNEAQTYANRVIPDARGRAAQILQVAEGYKEQAVAEAKGQSSRFSKVYDEYKKAPDVTRQRIYLETMERILGGSEKLVYDGGNSAQSIVPYLPLSELTPRRPAPTAGQQQSGGTR; translated from the coding sequence ATGCCGTGGAAGAATCAAGGCGGCGGTCCATGGGGCTCAGGTCCGAAGGGGCCGTGGGGTTCGGGTCCGCAATCGGTCGGGCCGAGGCCACCCGATCTCGAGGATCTCCTGCGGCGCGGCCAGGACAAGCTGCAGCAGCTTCTGCCCGGCGGACATTTCAGCGGCATGGGCATCGCGCTGGTGCTGGCTGGCGCGTTGGCGATCTGGGGCTTGTCCGGATTCTTCCGCGTGCAGTCGGAAGAGCTCGGCGTCGTGCTGCGCTTCGGCAAGCATGTTCGCACCGTGCAACCCGGCCTGAACTATCATCTGCCCTATCCGATCGAGACCGTGCTGCTGCCGAAGGCACTGCGCGTCTCCACGATCTCGATCGGGATGTCGCTGATCGACGATCCGGCGCGGCGCGGCCGCACCATGCGGGACGTGCCGGAAGAAAGCCTGATGCTGACCGGCGACGAAAACATCGTCGACGTCGACTTCACCGTGCTGTGGCGGATCAAGCCCGACGGCGTCGGCAATTACCTCTTCAACATCCAGAACCCCGAAGGCACCGTGAAGGCAGTGGCCGAAAGCGCAATGCGCGAAGTGATCGGCCGTTCCTTGATCCAGCCGATCCTTACCGGCGCCCGCACCACGAACGAGCAGGGCGTGCAGGAACTGATGCAGAGGACGCTCGACACCTACGGCTCCGGGATCCAGATCACGCAGGTGCAAATGCAGAAAGTCGATCCCCCCGCGCAGGTAATCGACTCGTTCCGCGACGTGCAGGCCGCGCGCGCCGACTTTGAGCGGCTGCAGAACGAGGCGCAGACCTACGCCAACCGCGTCATCCCCGACGCCCGCGGCCGCGCTGCGCAGATCCTGCAGGTCGCCGAAGGCTACAAGGAACAGGCGGTCGCCGAGGCCAAGGGCCAGAGCTCGCGCTTCTCGAAGGTCTATGACGAATACAAGAAGGCACCCGACGTGACGCGGCAACGAATTTACCTGGAGACGATGGAGCGGATTCTCGGCGGGTCCGAGAAACTGGTCTATGACGGCGGCAACTCGGCACAGAGCATCGTGCCGTATCTGCCGCTCAGCGAATTGACGCCGCGCCGTCCGGCGCCGACGGCCGGTCAGCAGCAGAGCGGAGGCACCCGATGA
- the hflC gene encoding protease modulator HflC → MRSPVAGIATLILLFLVVIVGYSSIFTVSQTEQALVVRLGRPVDVVSEPGLNFKAPFIDTVISIDKRILDLENPSQEVIASDQKRLVVDAFARYRIKNPLRFYQSIGSIQAANIQLTTLLNASLRRVLGEVNFINVVRDEREGLMTRIREQLDREADQYGIQVVDVRIRRADLPEANSQAVYQRMQTERQREAAEFRAQGGQKSQEIRSKADREATVIIAEANSTSEQTRGVGDAERNRLFAEAYGRDPEFFAFYRSMSAYETGLRSNDTRFLLRPDSEFFRFFANPSGHPPAAAAAAAKP, encoded by the coding sequence ATGAGGTCCCCGGTTGCAGGTATTGCCACCCTGATCCTGCTGTTCCTCGTGGTTATCGTGGGCTACAGCTCGATCTTCACGGTGTCTCAGACCGAACAGGCGCTCGTGGTCCGGCTCGGCCGGCCGGTCGACGTCGTGTCCGAGCCGGGCCTTAACTTCAAGGCGCCGTTCATCGACACCGTCATCAGCATCGACAAGCGCATCCTCGATCTGGAAAATCCGTCCCAGGAAGTCATCGCTTCCGACCAGAAGCGGCTCGTCGTCGACGCCTTCGCCCGCTACCGGATCAAAAACCCGTTGCGCTTCTATCAGAGCATCGGCTCGATCCAGGCCGCCAACATTCAGCTCACCACGCTGTTGAACGCGTCACTGCGCCGCGTGCTGGGCGAGGTCAACTTCATCAATGTGGTGCGCGACGAACGCGAGGGCCTGATGACGCGCATCCGCGAGCAACTCGACCGGGAGGCCGATCAGTACGGCATCCAGGTGGTCGACGTGCGTATCCGCCGCGCCGATCTGCCGGAGGCCAACAGCCAGGCGGTCTATCAGCGCATGCAGACCGAACGGCAGCGCGAGGCGGCGGAGTTCCGCGCCCAGGGCGGCCAGAAGTCGCAGGAGATCCGATCGAAGGCCGATCGCGAGGCCACCGTCATCATCGCGGAGGCCAATTCGACCTCCGAGCAGACGCGCGGCGTCGGCGACGCCGAACGCAACCGCCTGTTCGCCGAGGCCTATGGCCGGGATCCGGAGTTCTTCGCCTTCTATCGTTCGATGTCGGCCTATGAGACCGGGCTCCGTTCCAACGACACCCGTTTCCTGCTACGGCCTGATTCCGAGTTCTTCCGCTTCTTTGCCAATCCATCCGGCCACCCACCGGCGGCTGCGGCTGCGGCGGCGAAGCCCTAG
- a CDS encoding DUF2065 domain-containing protein codes for MRSIAFADFLIGVGILFVLEGLMFAASPAWMRRAMKSALATPDNILRIVGIVSAVVGLLLIWFVRR; via the coding sequence ATGAGGTCCATAGCGTTCGCCGACTTCCTCATCGGTGTGGGCATTCTCTTCGTGCTCGAAGGCCTGATGTTCGCCGCCAGCCCGGCCTGGATGCGCCGGGCGATGAAGAGCGCGCTGGCGACGCCGGACAATATCCTGCGGATCGTCGGCATCGTCTCGGCGGTCGTGGGCCTGCTCCTGATCTGGTTCGTGCGGCGGTAG